CACCACAGCCCATAGGTGTCGGGTTTCAAGCATAGAAGacacaggctttttttttccccagaggGATTTTGACTGTTTGGCTGTGATTACTCCCTTCTATTTTTAACACTTGGAGGGAAACTTGTCAGAAGATTGCTTTTGTTTTACTAGTTCTGGATAAAGTCTGTtcatctgtttattttgttgaaTGGCACATATAAGTCTGATTAGGGCAAATTACCAGTACTCTGTGTTTCAGTTGTAAGACAAAATTTAAAACATATAATACtggtgtccttgggcaagaaaAAGAACATAATCATTGGATTTTCTCATTGCAAaatacagaagaagagaaagaggatatTAGAGCAGacataatttaattattttatacAGAAATTGCCGTAATACCATAATATACATAAAAGCACAAGAAGATATAGACGATAATGATGTAGTATCCAGGTTAAAAAGAGATCCTAAAGTTTCCCGTGGGTTGATATTGGTTCAGGATGCGGACCACTGAATGTTCCTTTCGCACGTCCCATAACCACTAAATATACACCGATAAATCACAGCACAGGAGCTGGTGGGAGGTGCATGGCGTCAGGGGGCTATTTAGGTTTATTTTAGAGAGAAATCACAGTGGAGCGTTGCCCCAGCGGGGAGAGAATATGAGGGGTGTACCACCAGCCACCAGGGGGGAGCGACACTCCCATGCCAGGACTTCACCAGAGGACGGGCTGGAGGAGACACCCAGGCTGACAAGACTGAAACATATACTTTAATCTATCAACACAAAGTGACTgagtgagaggaagacaaaaagaTAGTGGTTGGGTGCAGAAACGTTCCTAAATCATTTGTTGACACATGGCACGGTGTTGGACCTCTGCATGGTCCTCACCTGTGGTGAGTGCAGTGATTTATATTCACTGTATAGACGTCCCCTCTCACTTTGGTGATGTGGATGAGTGTCCCCTTTGACCCAAAGGAGACAGTGTGGCATACTGGACTGAGTGCAATGACACAGAATCACACATGCTTTTACAAACTCCTTATCAGTGAATGGTGTCTGATGCAGCCCTAAAATAACCATTTGCACAGCAGAAGTCTatagtgaaaaccttgtatctccaaaagaacagttttgtttttagcttgatggccatgcatttttgagttcattTAATTGGTTTTGAATGTAGAATGTAGAATTTTCCCAGTCCATATAGCATGTGATCCTTCAACTGGagttaaaacactgaaaatcacCAAGACTGGAGTtataaggttttcacctgacaacgaCAATATAATACAATTCAGGAATCTCATTAAAGCATAGTTTCGAAGCCATGAAAATCCAATCCACAACCTCTACCTCCCCCTTCCATACCCAAATGCAGACTCACACATCCCAAATCCACAAACCCCACCCCCACAGTCTTGGTTTTCCCCACAATGACGAGCAGTTTGTCACAGCCTGTCCCAGTCACGTTCTGCCCCTCAGAGCTGCCGGTTCAGTTTCTGCGCCTGCTTCTCCTTGGTGTCGAAGGCACTCTTGGTGCTGAACAGGTCCTCCATGGTATCCATGACCTCCTGCATGTCACGGGTCAGCTCCGTGTAGctctccttcagctcctcctgctgctgcctcaGCTCCACCGCCGTGCGCATGAGCTCGGTGGCCTGGTGGCTGCAGTGGCTCCGCAGCTGCTCCACGTCCGACAGCAGCACCTCCATGCTCTTCATCAGCTGCTCCAGGCGGTCGGCGGTGACCTCGAACCCGGACGCCCCCGGACTCCTGGCCCGGGCGTCGGAGCCCTCCGGGAGCTGGGTGTCCGACCCTGGAGCCTGCGCGTCTGATTCCATCCTCCTGAAGTAGCTGCTCCTAGCCGCCTGATACTCGAGTCACACTTCTGTAAAACAGATACCGGGAAGGTTTAGCTGGTAGCCAACAGATGTCAAAGGTCAAATGGTAGAGAGAAGTCGAATAGTGACTGAAAAGGCAGAGAAAGGGCGAGAGATGTCAAAAATATAGAGACGCTCCGCCACCTTTCGTCTCAGTCAACCTGTAAGGAGTTTAAGCTCCTTGCAGGGGTTGAAAAAAATGCACTTCTGACTAAtctctgcttgtgtgtgcatgtgtgtgtgtgtgtgtgtgtgtgtgtgtgtgtgtaggtgtgcgtgcgtgtccaGCCACCCTTTCACTGACATGTGCTGTCCTGTAATCCAGTTAGGGCAGCTATCCCGAGCAACTCCAGACCGTTGCTGGTTAGGGTGAGTGGCAGGCGGGACATCAGATTACGTGCTCCCAACCTATTCACTGCCATGGCTGTCTGAGCAACAGATTAACCCCGTCTCCTTGAACTCACCTGTGGGTGGCCTTGACACTCACAGGACTTGACAGtatactctctctcttatattctctctttctctttctccccccctctgtctctccgtcccACTACCTCAGGTGTTGATCGATGAATAGCTCTATATTCCACAGCTGGCTTCTCACTGTCTGTTTGGGATAAATTCCTCTTGTATCTGGGAATGTGTTGAGGAATTACAGTAGCACCAGCCACTTTAAGACACGGCTATTTTGAGGAGGTACAGTCGATGCACAGTACAGTACTGTTGCAGTGAGACTCATCTAAGAGCAGCATTAGATTTTATTCATTGTCCTTAGTCACTAGCTGCTATCATAAACACAAGTAGAGAGAAAATTAACTGAATCCTATTCCTATAATTTTGAGCGAATGATGCACTGTTCCACAATCACTATCATCTGTAATATAAACACCTCAGCTCATCTGATTTTACAATCAGATTAGATATAAAGTTGAATGCTAGTACATCAGTTTGGAATGGTGATAAGTAAGGATTGCTGTTGGTGTTTGGTCACCATCAATGGATGATTTCACCAAATACAGAGCATTCTTTACCAGCACTTTCCATGGCTCAGCTTCACTGCCCCTTTCTACACCATGAATACCAGAGGGGACATTTGCCATTGGACAACTTTGGGAAAACAAAGGGGGTTTGTACAAAATACAAGTGATAGACAAAAGGCAGATGGATTGCAGGGAAAGATAATAATGTGGACTGTACCTAATATGGTGAGTTTTTCCATTCAATTTGAATAGCTAATGGGCTATATTATAGAAGAGGTAGCTacactattatattatatcactccactataaaaaaacaacaacaacaactgggAAACTAAGTCAGCCAGCCTCAGCAATGTAGCCATCTATAATGAGACCACTCCCAACTATTCACCTAAAACTACACTATCATTAATGTTGGATTTGAAAAATGGCAAATCAAATTATCCTAGATTATAGCTCCAATCCACCATTTATtaaattatataaattataAACATATATACACTTAAAGAGCTGGACTTGTTTATGGTCAATAATCTTTTTGCAAACTTCAAGATTCCTTGTGTCAAAATACTGGTAGATTTTGCCAACAAAACATTTATAAACCTTATTTTTTAACTGTCTGTCCCTAATGTGTAATTGCCTACAAGCTATCTGATATCAAGAGCTCAGACAATCAATTTgagggtaaaaataaaaataaattctcCACTGAATCAAACAGTAGGCTAAGCGCTGCCAGTCTTTATCCTGTAACTGGATTGGAAGCTTTTTACTGTAAGAAGATTGTGAAAGGACGCCCTCTGTTGGTTCCTTAGGGAATAGACGCTCCATTGAGAAGCAATACCATGGCATCATACCATTAACTAGAGATGGGACAGAGTTTGGTTTAAAGTATAAAATATCTCAAGTCAGAAACATATTCACCTGTAGAATTATATTTAATCAAAAAGTATAACTTATAGATGAAATATAACTACACTAATTTACCTGTTAGAGGTATTTGTGTATCCTTGTCAAAAGTGCAAAGTGTGACCTTTAACAAACAGAGTGGAGATGAAGATAGGAGAATAGTTAAGGGTAAGAGTCATACAGAATCCataatattcattcattaagGGTGTGCCCAGAGTGCCTTAAGGATAGCATAATCAATGCCATATGAAATAATTGGACTGATGTTCAAGAAGCATTGCTATAAACAACTTGTATTTGTTTTGACATCTGTCCATAGAAGATAAGAAGTCGTATCATTTCATATGAAGAGATAGTATCTTGATGGGCATATTCTGCAACATGTGTGACGCCAGCATATTCTAACAATTCTGATATAGTCACTTTGTGGGAAAAGAGTAAAATAATGGACAAGGAAAATCCACGTGTTTAAAAGCATGTTGAAGAGTTGGCAAAAGGCTCCTACCCTCTTAATGGCTCTAAAGATAAGGGGTTGGAGTGGTGACGGCCTCGCCACCCCCATTCTCTTatcaaaacaagacaaattGCTCCAGTGAGGCGAGTGCCAAGAGAAGCAGCCATCTGTGACAAACACAGACTTTCGGGTCTCTAATTGTAAACACACTGATCGCCTATGACCAGAGAAACTGATGAATTAATTAGTTGCAGGAGTGATTTCTTTAGAGAAGGGGAATTTGTATGAGCACAAACTAAAGCAAAGGTTCATCTTAAAAGATAGCCCAAATAACtaggagaaagaagagatagCTGTGTTATTGCATGTTAGAATAATGTAAAGACAAGGCAAGAATAATGTAAAGACAAGGCAAGACTGTCAAGCCAGGGAACTTATGTTTGTCCTTGTTGCTTTACAGATGTAAAGCTGAGCAAAACAGTAGCTTCAATAACTTCAATAACGTTTGCCAGTTGTTTAGCCTGACTGACTTTACAGCTCATTTTCTAGCAATATTTGCAATGCAACAAGCCTCCAAATAAAAGACAAGCACTAATCACTAATAACTAGACAACATGAAAGGACAAAGTTTCCATATATATTTTGTTAGTGTAATTTGCACATCAACTATCTCAATAAGATAAAATTACCTAGATGAATAAACTATGGAGCTCATTTAGTGACAACCTTAGAGAAGAAACATATAACAGAGAAAAATGGCAAATTAAAACAAGTGATGTATATTAAAGTGCTGTTCAAAAAGGGTACTAAAGAAATGTACAAAGCACCTGTAGTATTAAATGTGACAATTCTCCCCTCTCATTCACAGGAGTATGAGATATTAGTAGGTATAGCAAGAGTGATTAAAGTTCAAGGAAAAACTGCAAATATTTGGACTTACCAATCTTGTGGTGGACCTGCTATTTAATAATAACACAAACATTAGCAGATGCAATTTCCTGCAAGTCCATTGGAAACGTGAGAAAATGAGTTATGACTTCTAACCTCTAACTGTGGTAAATTACTGTGCTTCGCCACCAGGATGTTAAAACATGCAGGCGAAAGATAAGCTAGATTGTGTGCTGAGCGTGGATCCTGTCCAGAACACAGGGGGTCTGCCCACCTCACTGCCACTGTACCCACTCACTATGATCATGATAGGACTGCTTGGTCATGGTCTTGCTATTTTAGACTGAACATTGTACATTGATGCTGCTGCATCTTATCAGCAAGTCAACACAGAAACCAAATTAGAAGAGGAGGAAGTTGATGTTTTGAAGAATATTGCTCCAAAACGTGATGTCTaccatttgaaaatgtgacaagTACTGTGACAAAACGGTTGTTGTGataaaagtaaaactcactattgattaTTTACTTGCAAAATAGTAATGATTTAGAGGATGTAATCCTATATGGTTTAAAAACACTGCAATAAAAGAAACAGTATATTTCCGAAATGGTTATATAGCATTTGGGAATAAAACCTATAATTTATAATTAATGTAATGTGGTGTAAATCGAACTATAACTGTTTAGATTTAGGAAGCTTAGAATGTTGATGGAGTCTTTAAGGTGCTAAGGGCTCTGCTCTGGGAACCACTGTCTTCACAGAGAATGTCTCTGCTGTAAGCTTAACACCTTGCAACTTTAATTcaaattgtattatttgtttACTTGAATTCAAAGTTTACAAGGTCATTTATGAGATCAGTACGTTTCATGAAACTAGGACTCATGAAACCAATTCAAAACCAATCATTCTGATATTAAGGATAtttttcttagctcctgaaaagtgTCAAAAGACATATCACAATCACAAGTAGCTGCTGATTTCTGTCACTTACTATCATCACTGGCAGACAGTCTGATCTTGAGCAGAAGTTGGAATATTAGTGTTGTTCTTCTTTTTGGCCTACtctgaacacttaatgtaaagaaATTAGCACAATTAGTGAAGAGGCATGCAAAACTATGACATGTTTTGAGCTTGGTCAGAAAGGAATTGAAGGGAAACAGCTTTGATTTTACAAAGAGCTTTTTAAGGCCGCAGAGCCAACTGGAAGCGCTTTTCTTCCCTTCCGCTTTGGGGGATTCTGCCTGTGATAACAGCATTGTTAAAAGCCAGATCCTCTGAAGACATACCCACCTGAAGCATATTTGCAAGGCCAAACTCTTTCAGGAGGTCTCTAGTATGAGTCTGGATAAATCAGCATAGTGtgtgctaaaatgttagcatggtgCACCGATgcaaatgatctaccagggacacatggat
This genomic stretch from Centroberyx gerrardi isolate f3 chromosome 18, fCenGer3.hap1.cur.20231027, whole genome shotgun sequence harbors:
- the LOC144542730 gene encoding uncharacterized protein LOC144542730, with product MESDAQAPGSDTQLPEGSDARARSPGASGFEVTADRLEQLMKSMEVLLSDVEQLRSHCSHQATELMRTAVELRQQQEELKESYTELTRDMQEVMDTMEDLFSTKSAFDTKEKQAQKLNRQL